Below is a genomic region from Mycolicibacter hiberniae.
ACCAGCAGTTGAGAGTTGCAACCGGTCACATGAAACAGCGGGACGGAGATCAGGGTGCGAAACTCCTCGCCCAGCGCCCGGGACTGACCCAGGACACGCACCATGTTCTCGGCGTTGGTCAAAAAAGCTTCGTGGGTGGTGGGCACGCCTTTGGGGCTGCCGGTGGTTCCGGAGGTGTAGAACAGCGCCGCGGTGTCGGCCGCCTCGAGCCCGTCGACCACGTACGGCTGTCCATCGGGCAGAGCGGTGCCGGGTGCGAGATCGACCCGGACGCCGGCGTCGGCGAGCATGAAGTCGACTTCCGGTGCGGCCGAGCGGGTGTTGACGGCCACCGGTATTCCACCGGCCATCAGCGTTCCCCAGAACGCCAGCACCCAGTCCAGTCCCGCCGGGTAGCGCAACGCGACCCGGTCACCACGGTTGAGCCCGTCGGCCCGCAGCCCGCCGGCCACCCGCGCGGCCCGCTGCCACAACTGCCGGTAGGTCAGCCGGCCGCCCCCGAGTTCGACGACGGCCTCGCTGTGCGGCCGCTGCTCGGCCTGCTCGGCCAGCAGCTCGACCAACGAGGTGGGCAGCCGCTCGTAGTGCGCGACGCCGTTGCGGTCATGGACCACTCCGGTCGTCGGAAAAGGATTGTGCCGCCGCGGTATTCCGATGATCCCGATCATGAACGGGCCGTCATCGCCGCCGCAGCCGGATCTGCACCACCGCCCGCAGGGTCCCGCGCACCGCGTAGATCGCCGACAGGACGCACGCGATGATCAGCACGATGAACATCGGCAGCCAGTTGCCGCGGTCGTGGTTGACGTGCCACCAGACGTAAGCGAACAACACCGAGGAGACGAACAGGACCAGGTCGCGCCAGTTGCCCTGATAGGAGAACGCCGCGGCTCGCAGCGCCCGCGTCTGGTCGGACGCGGCGACCAGATCGTCGATGCGCTCGCCGATGACGCGCTGCACCTCCGCGCGGCGCGCAGTATCCTCCCGCGGGATCCGGTCGAGCAGGTCGAGGTCTTGCTTGATCAGGCTGCGCATATCCGGGCCCCTGAGCTGCCCGGCCGCCGCTGTCAGCAGGGCGCCGCCGAAAACCGGTGCCGCGCCCAGCGCCGTACTCAGCAGTGTGGGCATCGTTGCACCGTTCCTTTCCGTGACGTCCCGGCCACCCTACGACCTCACGCGAGAATTACCGTGCCATCGGGCGCAATCCGCCAGCCGGGATTGTGGGCGATCTCCCAGATCAGCCCGTTGGGATCTTGGACGTGCGCATGGAAGACGCCGCCGAACTGGCCGGCCTGCGGCGGCTTGAGCACCACTGCGCCCGCCTCGGCCATGGCGTCGGTCAGTGCCGTCACCGCTTCGGGACTCCCGACGTTGTGCGCGACAGTCACCCCGCCGACCCGGCCATGGCCACCGGCAAGCCCGAGGTCTTCGTTGAACTTCTCGGCCGCGAAAAAGCCCAGCACCTGTCCGGGCGCAGACTGATAGAAGACGATCTCCCCCTCGACGTCGAGCAGGGGGTTCCAGCCCAGCGCGGCGTAGAAACTCCGGGTCGCGTGCAGGTCGGTTGCCGCGATGGTGACGAAATGCACCCGTTGTTCCATCCGGCCAGCCTAGAGTGGCCCGCGCGGGTCAGCTCTTGAACGGCAACACCTTGTTGAGCTGGTCGGGTTGCTTGCGCAGGCTGCACCGGCATACTGCGACCAACACCGGCAGGGTGCGGCTAGTCTGCTCGACAACACGACGTGACGAGAAGGGGTCGACAGTGAAGCGCTACCTCAGCGGAGGTTTGGCCACCGCGCTGGCTGCCGCCGGGCTGACAGCCGGTTGGCTGATCGCGTCGGCGCCGCCGGCTCAGGCAGGGTGCCAGGACAACCCGCTGCTGTTCTTCTCCACCGCCCAGAAGTGCGATGGCCCGATCCAACCCGACGGCAGCTGGCAGCGCTGCGTCATCTACTACTACGAGCCGCCGAAATCACCGCCATCCCAGCAAGATTGCCACTCGATGGGGCCGGGCCGGGATTATCCCTTTCACTCGTTCTACGAGCCGGTAACCCACATCGACCCGTAGCGGGGCTCACTGCGTCAACGTCGCGGCCACCGTCGCGCCCAGTTCCCAACACGCTTCCAGCTCAGGCTTTCCCGGCTTTCCCGACACCACGACCGAGTCGGCCGCTTTGACCCATCCCAGTCCCGTCGTGATGGCGTCGACAGCCCGTTCGGCACCCTCGGTTCCTTCGTTGCCGTGCAGGTACAGGCCGTACGGCCGACCGCGGGTCGAGTCCAGGATCGGGTAGTAACAGACGTCGAAGGCGTGCTTGAGCGCGCCGCTGATGTAGCCGAGGTTGGCGGGGCTGCCCAGCAGGTAGCCGTCGGCGGCCAGCATGTCGGTGGGCGACACCTCCAGCGCGGCGCGGCGCACCACCTGCACGCCCTCGATCTCAGGGGCGGTGGCCCCGGCCAGCACCGCCTCGAACATGGCCTGACAGTGCGGCGACGGCGTGTGGTGCACCAGCAGGAGCGTCTTGCTCACCGCTTCTCCTGCATCGCGACCGCGGTCTTCATCGCCTCCCGGGCGCGACGGCGGTCCCCGGCGAACTCGTAGGCCCGGGCCAATCGGTACCAGCGCCGCCAATTGTCGGGGTCGGCGTCGAGTTCGGCGCGCACCGTGTGGAACAGAGCGTCGGCGGCCTCTCGTTCGAAGCGACCCGAGGGCCGTCGCGGCAAAACGCTGGGGTCCAGATCCATGCCGTCCTCGGCGATCAACCGGGACAGTCGCTGGACGGCGAATCCGTCGCGCAGGGTTGCGACCATCGCCCACAGCCCCAGCACCGGCATGATCAGCAGCGCCAGGCCCAGCCCGATCGCCGTCTTGGAATCGGAGGTGATCAGCAACACCGCGATCCGGCCCAGGAACACCAGATACATCAGCAGCGCCACGCACATGAACGCGACGAGCACCTTCACCCGGGCGGCCGGCGACACCTTCATCACAACTACTTCAGGTCGAGCAGGGGCTCGATGCCGATGGTGAGTCCGGGGAATTCAGCGATCCGGCGCACCGCCAGCAGCACCCCGGGAACGAACGAGGTCCGGTCAATGCTGTCGTGCCGGATGGTCAGCGTCTCGCCAAGGGTGCCGAACAGGACTTCCTGATGGGCGACCAGACCGGCCAGCCGGACCGAGTGCACCGGCACGCCGTCGACGTCTGCGCCGCGGGCACCGGGCAGGCCGGTGCTGGTGGCGTCGGGGTTGGGCGGCAGCCCTTTTCGGGCCTGCGCGATCAGCTGAGCCGTACGGGTCGCGGTGCCCGACGGTGCGTCGGCCTTCTGCGGGTGGTGCAGTTCGATGACCTCCACCGACTCGAAGAATTTCGCGGCCTGGGCCGCGAAATGCATCGACAGTACCGCGCCGATGGCGAAATTCGGTGCGATCAGTACCGCAGCCCCGGGCTTGGCGGCCAGCCAGGAGCGCACCTGGCCGAGCCGCTCCTCGGTGAACCCGGTGGTGCCGACTACGGCATGAATACCGTTGTCGATCAAGAACTTCAGGTTGTCCATCACCACATCGGGATGGGTGAAGTCGATCACCACCTCGGTGCCGCCATCGGTCAACAGGCTCAGTGGATCACCGGCGTCGACCTTGGCGGACAGGGTCAGATCTTCGGCGGCTTCCACCGCCGCCACCATTGTGGCGCCGACTTTGCCCCTGGCGCCCAGCACTGCTACCCGCATGGCTGCCACCCTAGTGGTGATCGCAAGCGCGGCGAAGCCGGGCGTAGCGGGTCACCACCATCAGCACCGGTGATCGCAAGCGCGGCGAAGCCGGGCGCAGCGGGCCACCACCATCAGGACACTTCCCTCCGGGGCTGCCCGGATGCGCCAGCATCTGCCAGCCGTTCGGCCACGAAACTGACCATCAGGGCAAACGCGGCCCGGCTGTCGGGCAGAAAGGGGAACAGCGCCGGGAAGGCGTGCAGCTCGCGGGCCCACACCTCGAGGCGGCTGGACCGGCCCGCCCGCTGCAGCGCGTCGTGCAGCCGCTCGGCGTCGCACCGCAGGATCTCCGACTCGGCCGCGATCAACAGCGCCGGGGGCATGGTCTGCAGCGGACCGTTGATCGGGGACAGCTCATGCCGCAGGGTCGCCGAGGGACACACCAGATCGATGATGTCGGGCAGCACCGCCGGGATTCCGAACGCGTCTGCGGTTCGGTTCGAATGCGTGCTGCGAGCGATGCCGTCCAGTTCCAGCAGCGCCGAGATCCCGATCACCCCGGCTGGGGCGGGCAAGCCGCGCTGCTGGCTGCTCAGCGCGGTCGCAAAAGCCAGGAAACCCCCGGCGGAGTCGCCGGCCAGCACCGTCTTGGCGGGGTCGGCACCCATGTCGAGCAGCCACCGGTAGGCGCTGACGCAGTCGTCCACCGACCCGTCCACGGTCACCTGGGGGTACTGCCGGTAGTCGACGTGCACCACCGGCAGCCCGGTACGCCGGGCGAGCTTGACCGCCACATGCAGGTGGGTGTCCAAGCCGCCGGTGACGAACCCGCCACCGTGGAAATACAAGATCGCGCCGCCGCCGAATGCCGCGTCGAGCGGCCGGGCGCGATCGATGCGCCGCACCACCTCGACGGGGACACCGGCCGCGGCAGCACGGGTGAATCCCACCCCAAAGAACGGCCGGACCCGCTGCAACCGGGCCAGGGTGTTGATCCGGCGCCCCATCGTGGGGGTCCGCTCGGCAAGCGCGCCGCTGCCGCCGCGCAGCACCAGGCGGCGCACCAGCCGCGGAGTGATGGCGTTGGCGACCGCATAGATGAGCTTCGCGGCAAGACTGGCGGGGTGAACGGGACCTGCCTGGAGCATCCGCGCAGTCTAGAGGGATGTCTGCCCGGGCGCGCGGTGAATGTGGCAAAGCGCGCCGCCGGCTCACGCCGTGGGGGCTCAGGCGTCGATGATGATCCGTCCCCCGTGGGACCGCGAAACGCAGACCAGCATTTCGTCGTCGCCCTCTGCGGTGCGTCCGCGCCGGTCGACATCGCCGGCGATCACCCTGACCTTGCAGGTGCCGCAGAATCCCTGCCGGCAGGAGCAGGCGGTTGTCGGGTCGGCGTCGAGCATCACCTCCAGCGCCGAGCGGTCTGCGGGGATCGTCAGCACCCGGCGGGACCGGGCCAGCTCCAACTCGAACGGCGCCCCATCGACCACCGGCGGCGGGCTGAACCGCTCGTAATGCAGCGGCGCGTCGGCATGGCTGTTGCGCGTGACCCGCACCGCCTCGAGCATCGCGCTGGGACCGCAGACGTACACCGAGGTCTGCGGACCGGCGCCGGCCAGCAGCTCGTCGGTGCTGGCGAGGCGTCCGTGCTCGTCGTCGGCCCATACCGTGACCCGCTCGGGGTCGACCGCCAGCACCTCGTCGAGAAACGGCATGTCGGCCCGGCTGCGGCCGGCATAGACCGCGCGCCAGTCGGTTCCGCGGTGGGCGGCCTCGCGGAGCATCGGCAGCATCGGGGTCACCCCGATCCCGCCGATGATGAAGAGCACATCGCTTTCACCGGTTCCCAGGTAGAAGGCATTGCGCGGCCCCTCGAACAGCAACGTGTCGCCCTCCGCGTAAGCCTGGTGCATCTCGACCGAGCCACCGCCCCCGTCGTCGAGCCGGCGGACCGCGATGCGGTAATCGGTGCGGCGCCCCGGCGGGCCGCACAAGGAGTACTGCCGGCGGCGGCCGGACGGCAGCTGCACGTCGATGTGGCCCCCCGGCGTCCAGTGCGGCAACAGTCCGCCGTCGGGGTCGGCCAGGGTGAGGGCAAGCACGTCGCGGGTCACCATCTCCCGCTTGGTGACCACGGCCGTGATGGTCCGTGACACCGGCGCAACCTGGGCCGGCTTCCAGCGTGACAGGGATGTCGCTCCGCTGAGCAGCGTGATTCCGGCCCACAGCGCGTTGAACACCCGATCGTGCTTCCGGCGGCCGTAGAGGTCGGCGGGCCGTGACTCCCAGATCTGCGGTGCCATCTCAGGCCTGCCGTGCGTCATCACCGGACGTGGCCGCAGCGCCGGCCACGCCGAGCTGAATCCACTCGTCGGTGAGCCGGGCGATCACGCCGGGACGATCGATCACCACCCAGTGGCCGCCGTCGATGTCGACCACCCGGTGCACCGCCGGGATGGATCCGGTGAAACGTTGCAGGGCCGGGCTGACGAACACGTCCAGGCGTGGCGCGAGTACCTGGACCGCGACATCGGTGACGGGCAACGGCGCCGCCGGCTTCAGAAACGGTCCCGGCATGTTCGCGCGGTACAGGTTCAGTCCGTTGACGTAGTCGTTTTCGCCACGGGGCATGGCAGGCTGCGGATTGCCGGAGCGACCGATGCGGTCCAGCCAACCCAGGACCCGCACACCCAGCCCGGAGCGGAACGCCGCCTCGGGGACGCGGGGGGTCAAGAACAGCCAGATGTAGCTCGATTCCAGCAGCTGCCGGAACACGTCGGCAAGGGTGCGCAGGTTGCGCGCCGAGCGCAGGAACCGTCCGGCGTAGTCCAGGTGCGGACCCGAAATCGACGTGTAGGAGCCGACTTTGGCAGCGACGGTCGGGGCGGTGACAGCGGCCCACCCCTGGATCGAACCCCAGTCGTGGCCCAGTAAGTGGACCTGGTCGATACCGTGGCCGCCCAGGTGCTCGATCACCGCCGCGACGTCGTTGACCAGCTGCGGGAAGCGGTAGCCGGACTTCTCCCCCGGCGACGACGACTCCCCCGCGCCGCGTACGTCGTAGGCGACGACGTTGTAGCGGCCCGGATACTGCTCGATGAGCTCGCCTGCCACCCCGTCCCAGACGTGGTGATTGTCCGGGTAGCCGTGGATCGCCAGGATGGTCGCCCGCTGCGGGTCCAAGTCGGTGTAGGCGTGCACCGCCAGCCTGACTCCGTCAGGTGACGTCACAGTGGTCGTGGTCGGGTTGGTCATCGACTGCACTCCTCGTGGTTCGCCGCGCTGCGGTCAGTGTGTGGCGCGGGCGGCAGGTGATACGGCCAAGTAGTTCACGGCTTTCTCCACCCCACCGAGTTGCGCCGGGTGGAAACCCGGACGGTAGTAGGAGGCGATGGCCGGCAGGAACTCCCACGGCGAGGGCACCAGCCCGCGGCGCGCCGCGACGAACCAATCCCGCCAACGCGGCCTGGTCCCGGGCGGCAACAGCGGGTCGGCCTTGTACATGTAGCGCAGGCCGCGCACCCACATCATCAGCATCAGCGGCGTGACGGCAAGTTGGGTGCGGACCTGACGCAGGAATCCGGCCCGCAGGTGCTTCATCACGTCGAAGGCAACCGCCTTGTGTTCGACCTCTTCGGCGCCATGCCAGCGCAACATGTCCAGCATCACCGGGTGCACCCCGATCGCATCGAGTGCAGGGCTGTCGAGAATCCACTCGCCGAGAATGGCCGTGTAGTGCTCCACTGCGGCCACCAGAGCCACCCGCTCCAGCAACCAGCGCTGCTGGCGGCGCTCACCCCAGTGCGGCCGATCCCCGAGCAGCTTGCCGAACAGCCAGGCCATCTGGGCGGTGAACGGTGCCATGTCGACGCCGCGGGCCGCCAGGTGGTCCACGACCGCGGCGTGCGCCTGAGAGTGAGTGGCCTCCTGGCCGATGAAGCCCTGCACGTCCAGCCGAAGCTGATCGTCCTTGATCAGTGGCAGCGCCTGTTTGAACACTTCGACGAAGAACTCCTCGCCGGCAGGCAGTAGCAGGTGCAGCACATCGCAGAAGTGGGTGACGAACGGCTCGCCGGGCACGTAGTGCACAGGCAGCTCGGACCAGTCGAATCCGACGTCACGGGCCTGCAGCACGATGCGTTCGTGGTCCAGCCCTGCACCGGGCGCGTGCGGGCCCGCTGCGGTGTCGTCAACGCTGAGCATCCAGACCTCCCTTTTGGACAAATATACGGTGAATGTCAAGCAGGAGGCGGCCCGCGCAGACCCGGGCCTGGGAGCCCTAGACGTTGAGGGCCGCTGCGGTCGTCTCTGTTACGTGCTGATTACCAAGTGAGCGCACCGTTACGGCGCGGTTACATTGTCGGGCTCCCGTTTAAAAAGCTGTTAACCAGCTTGAACTCCAAGGCTCTCGCCAGGAAACGTCACAGGGCGTCACCAGCCGACCGTTCCGGGGCGGCCGAATAACGAGGAGAAGCTCAGTGACTTTTGTCACCGCACATACCGAGGAACTCAGGACAGCAGCCGACAGCCTCAGCGCTGCGGGCCTCGCGCTCGCAGCCCAGAACGCGGCGGCTCAAGTCCCGACGACCGGCGTGGTTCCCCCGTCCGCCGATGAGGTTTCGGCAACGACCGCCGCACGTTTTGCCGCGCACGCGCTGATGTACCAGCAGATCAGCTCGCAGGCGACGGCGATTCACGAGATGTTTGTGGCAACGCTTGCCGCCAGCAGCGACTCGTATGCCGCTGCCGAAGCCGCCAACGTGCTCGCAGCCGGTTGACGGTAGGAGGCAATGGCAATGGATTTCGCGATGCTTCCGCCGGAGATCAACTCCGGACGCATGTACGCCGGCCCGGGCGCCGGGTCACTGTTGGCGGCTGCGGCGGCCTGGGATGAACTGGGTGCCGAACTGCACACCACCGCAGCCAACTACCAGTCGGTGATCTCCGGCCTCACCAGCGGCGCCTGGCAGGGCGTCTCCTCGACACGCATGGCTGCGGCGGCCGCGCCGTACATCACGTGGCTCAGCGCCACCGGCGCACAGGCCGAGCAGACCGGCGCGCAGGCCAAGGCCGCGGCTACTGCACACGCGACCGCGTTCGCGATGACGGTGCCGCCTGCTGTTATCGCGGCCAACAGGGCACAGCTGGCCGCGCTGGTGGCGACCAACTTCTTCGGTCAGAACACCCCGGCGATCGCGGCCACCGAAGCCCAGTACGCCGAGATGTGGGCACAGGATGCCACCGCGATGTTCAGCTACGCGGTGGCCGCCGAGATCGCTTCGCAGGTAGCGCCGTTCGGCCCGCCCCCGCAGACCGCCAATCCGGGCGGAATGGCGGCGCAAGAAGCTGCGGCTGCCCAGGGACTTGGCCAAGGTGCAGCGCAAGCCGCGGTCAACGGGGTGATGGAGGCGTTGCCGGGCGCGGCACAATCGGCAATTCCCCCGGTTATCGGCGACATTCTCGCCGATCTCGGGGCGTTGGGCGTCACTCCGGTAGGAACTGCCCTGACCGTGGCCATCATCGCGGCCTTCATACCCGAGTACCTCATTGCGGGCGCCGCGCTTCCGTCGCCGTTCGGCTTGGGAGATGCGTCACCGATGTCCATCGCGGCAGGTGTACCTCTCGGTCTGGCCCCCACGTTGGCGGCACCTGCGTCGGCCGGCCTGGCCTCGGCCACGTCGGCCTCGGTCGGCAGCGCGCAATCGGTCAGCGGGCTGTCCGTTCCCAAAGCCTGGGCGACCGCGGCTCCCGAGATGCGCCTGGCGGCAGCGGAGGTCGAGGCCGCCAACGTGGTGGCCGCCGAGGGTGTGGGCGGCGGAATGTTCGGCGGGATGCCGCTGTTCGGCGGGGCGCCGCTGATGGCGATGGGCGGGCGCGGCGCCAACTCGCAATACCGCGAAAACAAGTCTGTCGAGGAGGCAAAGCGAAAGGCCGTCAAGGGACGGCGTTCCACGATGTGGTGAGCCGAACCCGGCTGCACCGATTTCACCTTGAGGAGAGCAAATCATGACTTCACGTTTTATGACCGACCCGGACGCGATGCGTGCGATGGCCGGCCGGTTCGATGTGCACGCGCAGACCGTTGAGGACGAGGCTCGCCGGATGTGGGCGTCGTCGACCAACATCTCCGGTGCCGGCTGGGGTGGTCTGGCGGAGCGGACGTCGTTGGACACCATGGGTCAGATGCAGACCGCGTTCCGCAACATCGTGACCATGTTGCACAGCGTGCGCGACGGCTTGATCCGCGACGCCAACCACTACGAGCAGCAGGAAGCTGCGTCCCAGCAGATCCTGTCGGGCAGCTAGAGCGAGCTAGAGCGAAAAGGGGAACACGCAGATGTCGATTAACTACCAGTTCGGTGATGTGGATGCCCACGGTGCGTTGATTCGTGCCCAGGCGGCGTCGTTGGAGGCCGAGCACCAGGCGATCGTGCACGACGTGCTGACTGCCGGGGACTTCTGGGGCGGCGCCGGTTCGGTGGCCTGCCAGGAGTTCGTGACGCAGTTGGGCCGCAACTTCGCGGTCATCTACGAGCAGGCCAACTCCCACGGTCAGAAAGTCCAGACCGCCGGGAACAACATGGCCAACACCGACGCGTCGGTCGGCTCCAGCTGGGCCTGAGCCCCAGCGGAGCTGTGTAGCAATCCATTTCATCCCCCGACCCGCGATGTCCGTGCCCGGCGCGGACATCGCGAGGCCGTGGAAACCACTTGTTTTTCGAGGAAGGCACGGCATTGGCCAAGAAGACAGCTGACGATATTCTCACTTTGATCTCCGACGAGTCGGTGGAGTACGTCGATGTCCGGTTCTGCGATCTACCCGGTCAGATGCAGCATCTGACCGTTCCCGCAGCCTCCCTCGACGCAGCCGCGTTCGAGGATGGGCTGGCCTTCGACGGGTCGTCGATCCGCGGATTCCAGTCCATCCACGAATCGGACATGATGCTGCTGCCCGACTACGAGACCGCCCGCATCGACCCCTTCCGGGCCGCCAAGACACTGAACCTGAACTTCTTCGTCCACGACCCGTTCACCCGCGAGCCCTACTCGCGTGACCCGCGCAACATCGCCCGCAAAGCCGAGAACTACCTCACCAGCACCGGCATCGCCGACACCGCCTACTTCGGCGCCGAAGCCGAGTTCTACATCTTCGACTCGGTGCGCTTCGACTCCCAGATCAACGGCTCGTTCTACAAGGTGGACTCGGGCGCCGGCTGGTGGAACACCGGCCGCACCACCGAAGCCGACGGCAGCCCCAACCTCGGCTACAAGGTCCGCCCCAAGGGCGGCTACTTCCCCGTCGCCCCCACCGACCAGTACGTCGACCTGCGCGACGCCATGTCGACCAACCTCACCAACGCCGGCTTCACCGTCGAACGCGGCCACCACGAGGTCGGCACCGGCGGGCAGACCGAGATCAACTACAAGTTCAACACCCTGCTGCACGCCGCCGACGACCTGATGCTGTTCAAGTACATCATCAAGAACACCGCCTGGGCCCACGGCAAGACCGTCACCTTCATGCCCAAGCCCCTGTTCGGCGACAACGGCTCGGGCATGCACGTACACCAGTCGGTCTGGCAGGACGGCGAGCCGCTGTTCTACGACGAGATCGGCTATGGCGGACTGTCGGACACCGCACGCCACTACATCGGCGGGATCTTGCACCACGCCCCGTCGCTGCTGGCGTTCACCAACCCCACCATCAACTCCTACAAGCGCCTGGTTCCCGGCTACGAGGCCCCGATCAACCTGGTCTACAGCCAGCGCAACCGCTCGGCCTGCGTGCGCATCCCGATCACCGGCACCAACCCCAAAGCCAAGCGCCTGGAGTTCCGCTGCCCGGACTCCTCGGGCAACCCCTACCTGGCCTTCGCCGCCATGCTGATGGCCGGCATCGACGGCATCAAGAACAAGATCGAACCGGCAGCCCCGGTCGACAAAGACCTCTACGAACTGCCCGCCGACGAGGCCGCCAACATCGCCCAGGCTCCGACATCGCTTTCCGAGGTGATCGACAATCTGGAAGCCGACCACGAATACCTCACCGAGGGCGGCGTGTTCACCCCGGACGTGATCGAGACCTGGATCAACTACAAGCGCGACAACGAGATCGCCCCGGTGAACCTGCGCCCGCACCCCTACGAGTTCGCGCTCTACTACGACTGCTGACGAACTGCTGGCGACCGCCGGCCGGGAGCGCCGGCCGGCGGGGTGTCAGCGGGGGGCCAGCCCAGCGATGATGTCAGCCGCCCGCGCCGCGCGGGCGGTCCGGTAGGAGGTACCCGCCCACAGGCTGGTGCCGTGCGGGTCGTCCATGGCCACTGCCGCCGCCCGGATCGGAGACGTCATGTGGTGGATCTCGGGATAGCCCACCGGTGCCACGTCTTCGAAGGAACGCGTGAAGTCATTCTCCAGGCTGCGCGCGTAGCGGCCGGAGAACGCGCATGTGACCGTGGTGTTGACGAATTCCGGGTTGGTCAGTGCCGCACGGTGGGTCGGGTTGGTGCCTGCCTCATGCGCCAGGAGCAGGGCCGTCCCGACCTGAGCGGCCACCGCGCCACGGCGCAGCACACCGCTCACGTCGGCCGCCGTGCCAAGCCCGCCCGCCGCCACCAAGGGGACGCCTGGGTGGGCGTGGCCGATCTGCGCCAGCAGGTTCTCCAGGGAGTCGGTGCCCGGCAGCGTGTCCGGGGCAAAGGTTCCCCGGTGCCCGCCGGCATTGGGGCCCTGCACCACCAGTGCCTCGGCGCCGTGCCCCACCGCGACGCCGGCTTCATAAGCCGACGTCACCGTGACCACGGTCAGGATGCGCTGCGACCGCAGCAGCTCCAGGATGTCGGGCGTCGGTGTCCCGAAGGCGAACGACACCACGGTGGGCCGCAGCTCCGCGACCACCTGAAGCTTCTCCGACCAGCAGTCGTCGTCATTGAAGCGTGGCTGGCCCAGCTCCACCCCGTAGTGCTCGGCCAGCGGATCCAGCAGGCCGGCGTATTCGTCGAGCAGCACGATGTCGGCGGCACTGGGTTGGGGCACAAAGAGGTTGACCCCGGTCGGACCGGTGGTGGCGACACGGGCCTCCGTGAGGTCGTCGGCCAGTTGCTCCGGCGTGCGGTAACCGCCGGCCACGAATCCCAGACCGCCAGCCTGGGATACCGCCGCCGCCAACGCCGGTGTGCTGGGACCGCCCGCCATCGGAGCGCCGACCAGCGGGACGGCGAGTTCGGAGAAGCTGAACGCCATTGCCTTAGCCTGCCATCGCCCTCAAACGCCGCGGAAGCGCCCCTTTGGAGCGGTACGGCCCGAGGACCGCGACGCCGTAGGGCTGGCGCAGCAGCCGCCCGGCCACCGCGTTGACCTCCTCGACGGTGACCG
It encodes:
- the dapB gene encoding 4-hydroxy-tetrahydrodipicolinate reductase, translating into MRVAVLGARGKVGATMVAAVEAAEDLTLSAKVDAGDPLSLLTDGGTEVVIDFTHPDVVMDNLKFLIDNGIHAVVGTTGFTEERLGQVRSWLAAKPGAAVLIAPNFAIGAVLSMHFAAQAAKFFESVEVIELHHPQKADAPSGTATRTAQLIAQARKGLPPNPDATSTGLPGARGADVDGVPVHSVRLAGLVAHQEVLFGTLGETLTIRHDSIDRTSFVPGVLLAVRRIAEFPGLTIGIEPLLDLK
- a CDS encoding CPBP family intramembrane metalloprotease, producing the protein MPTLLSTALGAAPVFGGALLTAAAGQLRGPDMRSLIKQDLDLLDRIPREDTARRAEVQRVIGERIDDLVAASDQTRALRAAAFSYQGNWRDLVLFVSSVLFAYVWWHVNHDRGNWLPMFIVLIIACVLSAIYAVRGTLRAVVQIRLRRR
- a CDS encoding PE family protein; the protein is MTFVTAHTEELRTAADSLSAAGLALAAQNAAAQVPTTGVVPPSADEVSATTAARFAAHALMYQQISSQATAIHEMFVATLAASSDSYAAAEAANVLAAG
- a CDS encoding alpha/beta fold hydrolase — encoded protein: MTNPTTTTVTSPDGVRLAVHAYTDLDPQRATILAIHGYPDNHHVWDGVAGELIEQYPGRYNVVAYDVRGAGESSSPGEKSGYRFPQLVNDVAAVIEHLGGHGIDQVHLLGHDWGSIQGWAAVTAPTVAAKVGSYTSISGPHLDYAGRFLRSARNLRTLADVFRQLLESSYIWLFLTPRVPEAAFRSGLGVRVLGWLDRIGRSGNPQPAMPRGENDYVNGLNLYRANMPGPFLKPAAPLPVTDVAVQVLAPRLDVFVSPALQRFTGSIPAVHRVVDIDGGHWVVIDRPGVIARLTDEWIQLGVAGAAATSGDDARQA
- a CDS encoding flavodoxin family protein codes for the protein MFEAVLAGATAPEIEGVQVVRRAALEVSPTDMLAADGYLLGSPANLGYISGALKHAFDVCYYPILDSTRGRPYGLYLHGNEGTEGAERAVDAITTGLGWVKAADSVVVSGKPGKPELEACWELGATVAATLTQ
- a CDS encoding metal-dependent hydrolase; this translates as MLSVDDTAAGPHAPGAGLDHERIVLQARDVGFDWSELPVHYVPGEPFVTHFCDVLHLLLPAGEEFFVEVFKQALPLIKDDQLRLDVQGFIGQEATHSQAHAAVVDHLAARGVDMAPFTAQMAWLFGKLLGDRPHWGERRQQRWLLERVALVAAVEHYTAILGEWILDSPALDAIGVHPVMLDMLRWHGAEEVEHKAVAFDVMKHLRAGFLRQVRTQLAVTPLMLMMWVRGLRYMYKADPLLPPGTRPRWRDWFVAARRGLVPSPWEFLPAIASYYRPGFHPAQLGGVEKAVNYLAVSPAARATH
- a CDS encoding alpha/beta hydrolase, with product MLQAGPVHPASLAAKLIYAVANAITPRLVRRLVLRGGSGALAERTPTMGRRINTLARLQRVRPFFGVGFTRAAAAGVPVEVVRRIDRARPLDAAFGGGAILYFHGGGFVTGGLDTHLHVAVKLARRTGLPVVHVDYRQYPQVTVDGSVDDCVSAYRWLLDMGADPAKTVLAGDSAGGFLAFATALSSQQRGLPAPAGVIGISALLELDGIARSTHSNRTADAFGIPAVLPDIIDLVCPSATLRHELSPINGPLQTMPPALLIAAESEILRCDAERLHDALQRAGRSSRLEVWARELHAFPALFPFLPDSRAAFALMVSFVAERLADAGASGQPRREVS
- a CDS encoding tetratricopeptide repeat protein is translated as MKVSPAARVKVLVAFMCVALLMYLVFLGRIAVLLITSDSKTAIGLGLALLIMPVLGLWAMVATLRDGFAVQRLSRLIAEDGMDLDPSVLPRRPSGRFEREAADALFHTVRAELDADPDNWRRWYRLARAYEFAGDRRRAREAMKTAVAMQEKR
- a CDS encoding CDGP domain-containing protein, whose protein sequence is MKRYLSGGLATALAAAGLTAGWLIASAPPAQAGCQDNPLLFFSTAQKCDGPIQPDGSWQRCVIYYYEPPKSPPSQQDCHSMGPGRDYPFHSFYEPVTHIDP
- a CDS encoding VOC family protein; translated protein: MEQRVHFVTIAATDLHATRSFYAALGWNPLLDVEGEIVFYQSAPGQVLGFFAAEKFNEDLGLAGGHGRVGGVTVAHNVGSPEAVTALTDAMAEAGAVVLKPPQAGQFGGVFHAHVQDPNGLIWEIAHNPGWRIAPDGTVILA
- a CDS encoding PDR/VanB family oxidoreductase — its product is MAPQIWESRPADLYGRRKHDRVFNALWAGITLLSGATSLSRWKPAQVAPVSRTITAVVTKREMVTRDVLALTLADPDGGLLPHWTPGGHIDVQLPSGRRRQYSLCGPPGRRTDYRIAVRRLDDGGGGSVEMHQAYAEGDTLLFEGPRNAFYLGTGESDVLFIIGGIGVTPMLPMLREAAHRGTDWRAVYAGRSRADMPFLDEVLAVDPERVTVWADDEHGRLASTDELLAGAGPQTSVYVCGPSAMLEAVRVTRNSHADAPLHYERFSPPPVVDGAPFELELARSRRVLTIPADRSALEVMLDADPTTACSCRQGFCGTCKVRVIAGDVDRRGRTAEGDDEMLVCVSRSHGGRIIIDA